One window of the Equus caballus isolate H_3958 breed thoroughbred chromosome 2, TB-T2T, whole genome shotgun sequence genome contains the following:
- the RHCE gene encoding blood group Rh(CE) polypeptide isoform X3 gives MGSKYPPSVRFCLPPLTIVLEVLFIVLFVFYTSYDTSLGNQRKFLETYGVFQDVIIMAALGLGFLTSSLRRHCWSSVAFNLFMLAFGVQWAVLLNGFLEQPSSGGIVINLYSIQLATMSAMSVLISAGSILGRVNLVQLVVMALMEVTAFVILRTFGKKLLYMDDHISLMYIHVFAAYFGQMVDWCLSKPLPEEVKEKVQMATGPGLFAMLGTLCLWIFWPSFNSALLDVTDERKNALFNTHYALAVSAVTAISVSALSNPGGKINLIHIHNAVLAGGVAVGPSCHLIPSPWLAMVLGLIAGLISIGGAKCPQVCLHHQLGIHDSCGVQYTFGWPGLLGGVAYIVQMVLRVDWTRNPMWVTWLTPLTPPSNSGRNVPRALSWSVRTDQQVLIYVGMLAWVVAIGMLSGLLTGLILKLEIWKAPHEAKYFDDQAFWKFHHLATGF, from the exons ATGGGGTCTAAGTACCCGCCATCTGTGCGCTTCTGCCTGCCCCCGTTGACCATAGTGCTGGAGGTGCTTTTCATTGTCCTCTTCGTCTTTTACACCTCCTATGACACTTCCTTAGGGAATCAGAGGAAGTTCCTGGAGACCTATGGAG TGTTCCAGGATGTTATCATCATGGCGGCCCttggcttgggcttcctcacctCGTCTTTGCGGAGACACTGCTGGAGCAGCGTGGCCTTCAACCTCTTCATGCTGGCCTTCGGGGTGCAGTGGGCGGTCCTGCTGAATGGCTTCCTAGAGCAGCCCTCCTCTGGGGGGATAGTCATCAATCTGTACAG TATTCAGCTGGCCACCAtgagtgccatgtctgtgctgaTCTCAGCAGGCAGCATCCTGGGGCGGGTCAACCTGGTGCAGCTGGTGGTGATGGCACTGATGGAGGTGACAGCCTTTGTCATCTTGAGGACATTCGGCAAGAAGCTCTTGTAT ATGGACGACCACATAAGCCTGATGTACATCCATGTGTTTGCAGCCTATTTTGGGCAGATGGTGGACTGGTGCCTCTCAAAGCCTCTGCCGgaggaagtgaaggagaaagTTCAGATGGCAACAGGCCCCGGTTTGTTTGCCATGCTCG GCACCCTCTGCTTGTGGATCTTCTGGCCGAGTTTCAACTCTGCTCTGCTAGATGTGACAGACGAAAGGAAGAACGCCTTGTTCAACACCCACTATGCTCTTGCGGTCAGTGCGGTGACAGCCATCTCGGTGTCGGCCTTGTCTAACCCCGGAGGGAAGATCAACCTG ATTCATATCCACAATGCAGTGCTGGCAGGAGGTGTGGCTGTGGGTCCCTCGTGTCACCTGATCCCTTCTCCTTGGCTTGCCATGGTGCTGGGCCTTATAGCTGGACTGATCTCCATTGGGGGAGCCAAATGCCCGCAG GTGTGTTTACACCACCAGCTGGGGATCCACGACAGCTGCGGCGTGCAGTATACCTTCGGCTGGCCCGGTCTGCTCGGAGGCGTCGCCTACATCGTGCAGATGGTGCTTCGGGTCGACTGGACCAGGAATCCCATGTGGGTCACTTGGTTAACCCCCTTAACACCTCCATCCAATTCAGGAAGAAATGTGCCCAGAGCCCTTAGCTGGAGCGTCAG GACCGACCAGCAGGTGCTCATTTACGTGGGGATGCTGGCCTGGGTCGTGGCTATCGGCATGCTGTCTGGTCTCCTGACAG GTTTAATCTTAAAACTCGAAATATGGAAAGCACCTCATGAAGCTAAATATTTTGATGACCAGGCTTTCTGGAAG
- the RHCE gene encoding blood group Rh(CE) polypeptide isoform X1 has translation MQIFKDPSVPEREKILFIVPSRAGHNGDPLFVDGSFSSPPQSSKSTTLKPATTLSPHLPALTPTQSISISAAPNLWFLVFQDVIIMAALGLGFLTSSLRRHCWSSVAFNLFMLAFGVQWAVLLNGFLEQPSSGGIVINLYSIQLATMSAMSVLISAGSILGRVNLVQLVVMALMEVTAFVILRTFGKKLLYMDDHISLMYIHVFAAYFGQMVDWCLSKPLPEEVKEKVQMATGPGLFAMLGTLCLWIFWPSFNSALLDVTDERKNALFNTHYALAVSAVTAISVSALSNPGGKINLIHIHNAVLAGGVAVGPSCHLIPSPWLAMVLGLIAGLISIGGAKCPQVCLHHQLGIHDSCGVQYTFGWPGLLGGVAYIVQMVLRVDWTRNPMWVTWLTPLTPPSNSGRNVPRALSWSVRTDQQVLIYVGMLAWVVAIGMLSGLLTGLILKLEIWKAPHEAKYFDDQAFWKFHHLATGF, from the exons ATGCAG ATCTTCAAAGATCCCTCAGTGCCTGAAAGAGAAAAGATCCTCTTTATTGTGCCATCTAGAGCTGGTCACAATGGGGACCCACTGTTTGTGGATGGATCCTTTTCCAGTCCTCCCCAGTCAAGCAAGTCCACTACACTCAAACCCGCTACAACCTTATCTCCCCATCTTCCTGCTTTAACTCCCACACAGAGCATCTCCATCAGTGCTGCTCCTAATTTGTGGTTTCTTG TGTTCCAGGATGTTATCATCATGGCGGCCCttggcttgggcttcctcacctCGTCTTTGCGGAGACACTGCTGGAGCAGCGTGGCCTTCAACCTCTTCATGCTGGCCTTCGGGGTGCAGTGGGCGGTCCTGCTGAATGGCTTCCTAGAGCAGCCCTCCTCTGGGGGGATAGTCATCAATCTGTACAG TATTCAGCTGGCCACCAtgagtgccatgtctgtgctgaTCTCAGCAGGCAGCATCCTGGGGCGGGTCAACCTGGTGCAGCTGGTGGTGATGGCACTGATGGAGGTGACAGCCTTTGTCATCTTGAGGACATTCGGCAAGAAGCTCTTGTAT ATGGACGACCACATAAGCCTGATGTACATCCATGTGTTTGCAGCCTATTTTGGGCAGATGGTGGACTGGTGCCTCTCAAAGCCTCTGCCGgaggaagtgaaggagaaagTTCAGATGGCAACAGGCCCCGGTTTGTTTGCCATGCTCG GCACCCTCTGCTTGTGGATCTTCTGGCCGAGTTTCAACTCTGCTCTGCTAGATGTGACAGACGAAAGGAAGAACGCCTTGTTCAACACCCACTATGCTCTTGCGGTCAGTGCGGTGACAGCCATCTCGGTGTCGGCCTTGTCTAACCCCGGAGGGAAGATCAACCTG ATTCATATCCACAATGCAGTGCTGGCAGGAGGTGTGGCTGTGGGTCCCTCGTGTCACCTGATCCCTTCTCCTTGGCTTGCCATGGTGCTGGGCCTTATAGCTGGACTGATCTCCATTGGGGGAGCCAAATGCCCGCAG GTGTGTTTACACCACCAGCTGGGGATCCACGACAGCTGCGGCGTGCAGTATACCTTCGGCTGGCCCGGTCTGCTCGGAGGCGTCGCCTACATCGTGCAGATGGTGCTTCGGGTCGACTGGACCAGGAATCCCATGTGGGTCACTTGGTTAACCCCCTTAACACCTCCATCCAATTCAGGAAGAAATGTGCCCAGAGCCCTTAGCTGGAGCGTCAG GACCGACCAGCAGGTGCTCATTTACGTGGGGATGCTGGCCTGGGTCGTGGCTATCGGCATGCTGTCTGGTCTCCTGACAG GTTTAATCTTAAAACTCGAAATATGGAAAGCACCTCATGAAGCTAAATATTTTGATGACCAGGCTTTCTGGAAG
- the RHCE gene encoding blood group Rh(CE) polypeptide isoform X7 yields the protein MDDHISLMYIHVFAAYFGQMVDWCLSKPLPEEVKEKVQMATGPGLFAMLGTLCLWIFWPSFNSALLDVTDERKNALFNTHYALAVSAVTAISVSALSNPGGKINLIHIHNAVLAGGVAVGPSCHLIPSPWLAMVLGLIAGLISIGGAKCPQVCLHHQLGIHDSCGVQYTFGWPGLLGGVAYIVQMVLRVDWTRNPMTDQQVLIYVGMLAWVVAIGMLSGLLTGLILKLEIWKAPHEAKYFDDQAFWKFHHLATGF from the exons ATGGACGACCACATAAGCCTGATGTACATCCATGTGTTTGCAGCCTATTTTGGGCAGATGGTGGACTGGTGCCTCTCAAAGCCTCTGCCGgaggaagtgaaggagaaagTTCAGATGGCAACAGGCCCCGGTTTGTTTGCCATGCTCG GCACCCTCTGCTTGTGGATCTTCTGGCCGAGTTTCAACTCTGCTCTGCTAGATGTGACAGACGAAAGGAAGAACGCCTTGTTCAACACCCACTATGCTCTTGCGGTCAGTGCGGTGACAGCCATCTCGGTGTCGGCCTTGTCTAACCCCGGAGGGAAGATCAACCTG ATTCATATCCACAATGCAGTGCTGGCAGGAGGTGTGGCTGTGGGTCCCTCGTGTCACCTGATCCCTTCTCCTTGGCTTGCCATGGTGCTGGGCCTTATAGCTGGACTGATCTCCATTGGGGGAGCCAAATGCCCGCAG GTGTGTTTACACCACCAGCTGGGGATCCACGACAGCTGCGGCGTGCAGTATACCTTCGGCTGGCCCGGTCTGCTCGGAGGCGTCGCCTACATCGTGCAGATGGTGCTTCGGGTCGACTGGACCAGGAATCCCAT GACCGACCAGCAGGTGCTCATTTACGTGGGGATGCTGGCCTGGGTCGTGGCTATCGGCATGCTGTCTGGTCTCCTGACAG GTTTAATCTTAAAACTCGAAATATGGAAAGCACCTCATGAAGCTAAATATTTTGATGACCAGGCTTTCTGGAAG
- the RHCE gene encoding blood group Rh(CE) polypeptide isoform X6, with amino-acid sequence MAALGLGFLTSSLRRHCWSSVAFNLFMLAFGVQWAVLLNGFLEQPSSGGIVINLYSIQLATMSAMSVLISAGSILGRVNLVQLVVMALMEVTAFVILRTFGKKLLYMDDHISLMYIHVFAAYFGQMVDWCLSKPLPEEVKEKVQMATGPGLFAMLGTLCLWIFWPSFNSALLDVTDERKNALFNTHYALAVSAVTAISVSALSNPGGKINLIHIHNAVLAGGVAVGPSCHLIPSPWLAMVLGLIAGLISIGGAKCPQVCLHHQLGIHDSCGVQYTFGWPGLLGGVAYIVQMVLRVDWTRNPMTDQQVLIYVGMLAWVVAIGMLSGLLTGLILKLEIWKAPHEAKYFDDQAFWKFHHLATGF; translated from the exons ATGGCGGCCCttggcttgggcttcctcacctCGTCTTTGCGGAGACACTGCTGGAGCAGCGTGGCCTTCAACCTCTTCATGCTGGCCTTCGGGGTGCAGTGGGCGGTCCTGCTGAATGGCTTCCTAGAGCAGCCCTCCTCTGGGGGGATAGTCATCAATCTGTACAG TATTCAGCTGGCCACCAtgagtgccatgtctgtgctgaTCTCAGCAGGCAGCATCCTGGGGCGGGTCAACCTGGTGCAGCTGGTGGTGATGGCACTGATGGAGGTGACAGCCTTTGTCATCTTGAGGACATTCGGCAAGAAGCTCTTGTAT ATGGACGACCACATAAGCCTGATGTACATCCATGTGTTTGCAGCCTATTTTGGGCAGATGGTGGACTGGTGCCTCTCAAAGCCTCTGCCGgaggaagtgaaggagaaagTTCAGATGGCAACAGGCCCCGGTTTGTTTGCCATGCTCG GCACCCTCTGCTTGTGGATCTTCTGGCCGAGTTTCAACTCTGCTCTGCTAGATGTGACAGACGAAAGGAAGAACGCCTTGTTCAACACCCACTATGCTCTTGCGGTCAGTGCGGTGACAGCCATCTCGGTGTCGGCCTTGTCTAACCCCGGAGGGAAGATCAACCTG ATTCATATCCACAATGCAGTGCTGGCAGGAGGTGTGGCTGTGGGTCCCTCGTGTCACCTGATCCCTTCTCCTTGGCTTGCCATGGTGCTGGGCCTTATAGCTGGACTGATCTCCATTGGGGGAGCCAAATGCCCGCAG GTGTGTTTACACCACCAGCTGGGGATCCACGACAGCTGCGGCGTGCAGTATACCTTCGGCTGGCCCGGTCTGCTCGGAGGCGTCGCCTACATCGTGCAGATGGTGCTTCGGGTCGACTGGACCAGGAATCCCAT GACCGACCAGCAGGTGCTCATTTACGTGGGGATGCTGGCCTGGGTCGTGGCTATCGGCATGCTGTCTGGTCTCCTGACAG GTTTAATCTTAAAACTCGAAATATGGAAAGCACCTCATGAAGCTAAATATTTTGATGACCAGGCTTTCTGGAAG
- the RHCE gene encoding blood group Rh(CE) polypeptide isoform X4 encodes MGSKYPPSVRFCLPPLTIVLEVLFIVLFVFYTSYDTSLGNQRKFLETYGVFQDVIIMAALGLGFLTSSLRRHCWSSVAFNLFMLAFGVQWAVLLNGFLEQPSSGGIVINLYSIQLATMSAMSVLISAGSILGRVNLVQLVVMALMEVTAFVILRTFGKKLLYMDDHISLMYIHVFAAYFGQMVDWCLSKPLPEEVKEKVQMATGPGLFAMLGTLCLWIFWPSFNSALLDVTDERKNALFNTHYALAVSAVTAISVSALSNPGGKINLIHIHNAVLAGGVAVGPSCHLIPSPWLAMVLGLIAGLISIGGAKCPQVCLHHQLGIHDSCGVQYTFGWPGLLGGVAYIVQMVLRVDWTRNPMTDQQVLIYVGMLAWVVAIGMLSGLLTGLILKLEIWKAPHEAKYFDDQAFWKFHHLATGF; translated from the exons ATGGGGTCTAAGTACCCGCCATCTGTGCGCTTCTGCCTGCCCCCGTTGACCATAGTGCTGGAGGTGCTTTTCATTGTCCTCTTCGTCTTTTACACCTCCTATGACACTTCCTTAGGGAATCAGAGGAAGTTCCTGGAGACCTATGGAG TGTTCCAGGATGTTATCATCATGGCGGCCCttggcttgggcttcctcacctCGTCTTTGCGGAGACACTGCTGGAGCAGCGTGGCCTTCAACCTCTTCATGCTGGCCTTCGGGGTGCAGTGGGCGGTCCTGCTGAATGGCTTCCTAGAGCAGCCCTCCTCTGGGGGGATAGTCATCAATCTGTACAG TATTCAGCTGGCCACCAtgagtgccatgtctgtgctgaTCTCAGCAGGCAGCATCCTGGGGCGGGTCAACCTGGTGCAGCTGGTGGTGATGGCACTGATGGAGGTGACAGCCTTTGTCATCTTGAGGACATTCGGCAAGAAGCTCTTGTAT ATGGACGACCACATAAGCCTGATGTACATCCATGTGTTTGCAGCCTATTTTGGGCAGATGGTGGACTGGTGCCTCTCAAAGCCTCTGCCGgaggaagtgaaggagaaagTTCAGATGGCAACAGGCCCCGGTTTGTTTGCCATGCTCG GCACCCTCTGCTTGTGGATCTTCTGGCCGAGTTTCAACTCTGCTCTGCTAGATGTGACAGACGAAAGGAAGAACGCCTTGTTCAACACCCACTATGCTCTTGCGGTCAGTGCGGTGACAGCCATCTCGGTGTCGGCCTTGTCTAACCCCGGAGGGAAGATCAACCTG ATTCATATCCACAATGCAGTGCTGGCAGGAGGTGTGGCTGTGGGTCCCTCGTGTCACCTGATCCCTTCTCCTTGGCTTGCCATGGTGCTGGGCCTTATAGCTGGACTGATCTCCATTGGGGGAGCCAAATGCCCGCAG GTGTGTTTACACCACCAGCTGGGGATCCACGACAGCTGCGGCGTGCAGTATACCTTCGGCTGGCCCGGTCTGCTCGGAGGCGTCGCCTACATCGTGCAGATGGTGCTTCGGGTCGACTGGACCAGGAATCCCAT GACCGACCAGCAGGTGCTCATTTACGTGGGGATGCTGGCCTGGGTCGTGGCTATCGGCATGCTGTCTGGTCTCCTGACAG GTTTAATCTTAAAACTCGAAATATGGAAAGCACCTCATGAAGCTAAATATTTTGATGACCAGGCTTTCTGGAAG
- the RHCE gene encoding blood group Rh(CE) polypeptide isoform X2 → MQIFKDPSVPEREKILFIVPSRAGHNGDPLFVDGSFSSPPQSSKSTTLKPATTLSPHLPALTPTQSISISAAPNLWFLVFQDVIIMAALGLGFLTSSLRRHCWSSVAFNLFMLAFGVQWAVLLNGFLEQPSSGGIVINLYSIQLATMSAMSVLISAGSILGRVNLVQLVVMALMEVTAFVILRTFGKKLLYMDDHISLMYIHVFAAYFGQMVDWCLSKPLPEEVKEKVQMATGPGLFAMLGTLCLWIFWPSFNSALLDVTDERKNALFNTHYALAVSAVTAISVSALSNPGGKINLIHIHNAVLAGGVAVGPSCHLIPSPWLAMVLGLIAGLISIGGAKCPQVCLHHQLGIHDSCGVQYTFGWPGLLGGVAYIVQMVLRVDWTRNPMTDQQVLIYVGMLAWVVAIGMLSGLLTGLILKLEIWKAPHEAKYFDDQAFWKFHHLATGF, encoded by the exons ATGCAG ATCTTCAAAGATCCCTCAGTGCCTGAAAGAGAAAAGATCCTCTTTATTGTGCCATCTAGAGCTGGTCACAATGGGGACCCACTGTTTGTGGATGGATCCTTTTCCAGTCCTCCCCAGTCAAGCAAGTCCACTACACTCAAACCCGCTACAACCTTATCTCCCCATCTTCCTGCTTTAACTCCCACACAGAGCATCTCCATCAGTGCTGCTCCTAATTTGTGGTTTCTTG TGTTCCAGGATGTTATCATCATGGCGGCCCttggcttgggcttcctcacctCGTCTTTGCGGAGACACTGCTGGAGCAGCGTGGCCTTCAACCTCTTCATGCTGGCCTTCGGGGTGCAGTGGGCGGTCCTGCTGAATGGCTTCCTAGAGCAGCCCTCCTCTGGGGGGATAGTCATCAATCTGTACAG TATTCAGCTGGCCACCAtgagtgccatgtctgtgctgaTCTCAGCAGGCAGCATCCTGGGGCGGGTCAACCTGGTGCAGCTGGTGGTGATGGCACTGATGGAGGTGACAGCCTTTGTCATCTTGAGGACATTCGGCAAGAAGCTCTTGTAT ATGGACGACCACATAAGCCTGATGTACATCCATGTGTTTGCAGCCTATTTTGGGCAGATGGTGGACTGGTGCCTCTCAAAGCCTCTGCCGgaggaagtgaaggagaaagTTCAGATGGCAACAGGCCCCGGTTTGTTTGCCATGCTCG GCACCCTCTGCTTGTGGATCTTCTGGCCGAGTTTCAACTCTGCTCTGCTAGATGTGACAGACGAAAGGAAGAACGCCTTGTTCAACACCCACTATGCTCTTGCGGTCAGTGCGGTGACAGCCATCTCGGTGTCGGCCTTGTCTAACCCCGGAGGGAAGATCAACCTG ATTCATATCCACAATGCAGTGCTGGCAGGAGGTGTGGCTGTGGGTCCCTCGTGTCACCTGATCCCTTCTCCTTGGCTTGCCATGGTGCTGGGCCTTATAGCTGGACTGATCTCCATTGGGGGAGCCAAATGCCCGCAG GTGTGTTTACACCACCAGCTGGGGATCCACGACAGCTGCGGCGTGCAGTATACCTTCGGCTGGCCCGGTCTGCTCGGAGGCGTCGCCTACATCGTGCAGATGGTGCTTCGGGTCGACTGGACCAGGAATCCCAT GACCGACCAGCAGGTGCTCATTTACGTGGGGATGCTGGCCTGGGTCGTGGCTATCGGCATGCTGTCTGGTCTCCTGACAG GTTTAATCTTAAAACTCGAAATATGGAAAGCACCTCATGAAGCTAAATATTTTGATGACCAGGCTTTCTGGAAG
- the RHCE gene encoding blood group Rh(CE) polypeptide isoform X5 — protein MAALGLGFLTSSLRRHCWSSVAFNLFMLAFGVQWAVLLNGFLEQPSSGGIVINLYSIQLATMSAMSVLISAGSILGRVNLVQLVVMALMEVTAFVILRTFGKKLLYMDDHISLMYIHVFAAYFGQMVDWCLSKPLPEEVKEKVQMATGPGLFAMLGTLCLWIFWPSFNSALLDVTDERKNALFNTHYALAVSAVTAISVSALSNPGGKINLIHIHNAVLAGGVAVGPSCHLIPSPWLAMVLGLIAGLISIGGAKCPQVCLHHQLGIHDSCGVQYTFGWPGLLGGVAYIVQMVLRVDWTRNPMWVTWLTPLTPPSNSGRNVPRALSWSVRTDQQVLIYVGMLAWVVAIGMLSGLLTGLILKLEIWKAPHEAKYFDDQAFWKFHHLATGF, from the exons ATGGCGGCCCttggcttgggcttcctcacctCGTCTTTGCGGAGACACTGCTGGAGCAGCGTGGCCTTCAACCTCTTCATGCTGGCCTTCGGGGTGCAGTGGGCGGTCCTGCTGAATGGCTTCCTAGAGCAGCCCTCCTCTGGGGGGATAGTCATCAATCTGTACAG TATTCAGCTGGCCACCAtgagtgccatgtctgtgctgaTCTCAGCAGGCAGCATCCTGGGGCGGGTCAACCTGGTGCAGCTGGTGGTGATGGCACTGATGGAGGTGACAGCCTTTGTCATCTTGAGGACATTCGGCAAGAAGCTCTTGTAT ATGGACGACCACATAAGCCTGATGTACATCCATGTGTTTGCAGCCTATTTTGGGCAGATGGTGGACTGGTGCCTCTCAAAGCCTCTGCCGgaggaagtgaaggagaaagTTCAGATGGCAACAGGCCCCGGTTTGTTTGCCATGCTCG GCACCCTCTGCTTGTGGATCTTCTGGCCGAGTTTCAACTCTGCTCTGCTAGATGTGACAGACGAAAGGAAGAACGCCTTGTTCAACACCCACTATGCTCTTGCGGTCAGTGCGGTGACAGCCATCTCGGTGTCGGCCTTGTCTAACCCCGGAGGGAAGATCAACCTG ATTCATATCCACAATGCAGTGCTGGCAGGAGGTGTGGCTGTGGGTCCCTCGTGTCACCTGATCCCTTCTCCTTGGCTTGCCATGGTGCTGGGCCTTATAGCTGGACTGATCTCCATTGGGGGAGCCAAATGCCCGCAG GTGTGTTTACACCACCAGCTGGGGATCCACGACAGCTGCGGCGTGCAGTATACCTTCGGCTGGCCCGGTCTGCTCGGAGGCGTCGCCTACATCGTGCAGATGGTGCTTCGGGTCGACTGGACCAGGAATCCCATGTGGGTCACTTGGTTAACCCCCTTAACACCTCCATCCAATTCAGGAAGAAATGTGCCCAGAGCCCTTAGCTGGAGCGTCAG GACCGACCAGCAGGTGCTCATTTACGTGGGGATGCTGGCCTGGGTCGTGGCTATCGGCATGCTGTCTGGTCTCCTGACAG GTTTAATCTTAAAACTCGAAATATGGAAAGCACCTCATGAAGCTAAATATTTTGATGACCAGGCTTTCTGGAAG